A single genomic interval of Zingiber officinale cultivar Zhangliang chromosome 4A, Zo_v1.1, whole genome shotgun sequence harbors:
- the LOC121972198 gene encoding squalene monooxygenase SE1-like isoform X2 has translation MADQYLLGTIMASILMFFLLVGFWGCKRKAHLAPGNRSSCAIRAEKGGSGTDVIVVGAGVAGSALAYTLGKVRRAFASLFDFPEDGRRVHVIERDLSEPDRIVGELLQPGGYLKLLELGLEDCVGEIDAQRIVGYALFKDGKSTRLSYPLEKQHADVAGRSFHNGRFIQRMREKAASLANVQQEQGTVTSLIEKNGTVKGVVYKTKSGEECKAFAPLTIVCDGCFSNLRRRLCSPKVDVPSCFVGLVLENCLLPFPNHGHVILGDPSPILFYPISSTEVRCLVDIPGNKVPSVANGEMANYLKTVVAPQVPIELHAAFIEAIDKGNIRSMPNRSMPAAPHPTPGALLLGDAFNMRHPLTGGGMTVALSDIVVLRDLLRPLHDLHDASSLCKYLESFYTLRKPVASTINTLAGALYKVFSASPDRARIEMRQACFDYLSLGGIYSSGPIALLSGLNPRPMSLVAHFFAVAVYGVGRLLLPFPSLKGLWIGARLISSASGIIFPIIKAEGVRQMFFPATVPAYYRVPPPS, from the exons ATGGCGGATCAGTACCTCCTGGGAACAATCATGGCTTCGATCCTAATGTTTTTTCTGCTGGTCGGGTTCTGGGGGTGCAAGCGGAAGGCTCACTTGGCTCCGGGAAACCGGAGTTCTTGTGCTATTCGCGCTGAAAAGGGAGGCAGTGGCACAGACGTTATTGTCGTCGGCGCTGGAGTCGCCGGCTCTGCCCTAGCGTACACGCTTGGAAAGGTGAGGCGTGCCTTTGCTTCGCTCTTCGATTTTCCAGAA GATGGTAGACGTGTGCATGTAATTGAGAGAGATTTGTCTGAACCTGACAGAATTGTTGGTGAACTTTTGCAACCTGGAGGCTACCTAAAATTATTAGAATTGGGCCTCGAAG ACTGTGTTGGTGAAATTGATGCTCAACGAATAGTTGGTTATGCCCTTTTTAAAGATGGGAAAAGCACCAGGCTCTCGTACCCATTGGAAAAGCAACATGCTGATGTTGCTGGGAGGAGCTTCCATAATGGCCGTTTCATCCAAAGGATGCGAGAGAAAGCAGCATCCTTGGCTAA TGTCCAGCAGGAGCAGGGAACGGTCACGTCCTTGATTGAAAAAAATGGAACAGTTAAGGGAGTAGTTTACAAGACTAAATCTGGCGAAGAGTGTAAAGCTTTTGCACCACTTACAATTGTGTGTGATGGTTGCTTCTCAAATCTGAGACGTAGACTTTGCTCTCCGAAG GTTGATGTGCCTTCATGCTTTGTTGGTTTGGTTCTTGAAAATTGTCTTCTTCCATTTCCAAACCACGGGCATGTCATCTTAGGAGATCCTTCACCAATACTGTTTTACCCAATAAGTAGTACCGAAGTTCGCTGTCTGGTTGATATACCTGGAAATAAGGTACCTTCTGTTGCCAATGGTGAAATGGCAAATTATCTGAAGACTGTCGTGGCACCTCAG GTTCCAATTGAACTGCATGCTGCGTTTATTGAGGCCATTGATAAAGGAAACATTAGATCTATGCCAAACAGAAGTATGCCGGCTGCTCCGCATCCCACTCCCGGAGCCCTCTTGTTAGGGGATGCATTTAATATGCGTCACCCACTCACTGGTGGTGGAATGACAGTCGCCTTGTCTGATATTGTTGTGCTTCGGGACCTCCTGAGGCCTCTCCATGATCTCCATGATGCATCCTCTCTTTGCAAATACCTGGAATCTTTCTACACCTTAAGAAAA CCAGTGGCTTCTACCATAAACACATTGGCAGGTGCCTTGTACAAGGTATTCAGTGCCTCTCCTGACAGAGCTAGGATCGAAATGCGACAAGCCTGTTTTGACTACCTGAGTCTTGGAGGCATCTATTCAAGTGGACCAATCGCCTTACTCTCTGGTCTTAATCCTCGTCCAATGAGTTTGGTCGCTCACTTCTTTGCTGTCGCAGTCTATGGGGTCGGACGCCTGCTTCTGCCATTTCCATCTCTCAAGGGATTGTGGATTGGAGCTAGACTGATTTCT agtGCATCAGGTATAATTTTTCCTATCATAAAGGCAGAAGGGGTTCGGCAGATGTTCTTCCCTGCAACTGTTCCTGCATATTACAGAGTTCCTCCACCCAGCTGA
- the LOC121972199 gene encoding probable zinc metallopeptidase EGY3, chloroplastic, with amino-acid sequence MASSYLLLLTLPKIPSSSPISFRPKLQPWQPRSLRLLSRRRDGRSPMFSAQDQEELPKSSSSPVAVATNEDGNNGSPVAEAAEEGDPGAEEVQQQEVDWKTDEEFKKFMSNPSIEAAIKLEKKRADRKLRDLDRDSDTNLFSMFLRNLLRDSIAKEKERLEKAEEAFKALDLNKLKNCFGFDTFFAVDVRRFGDGGIFIGNLRRPIEEVMPRLEKKLSETAGRDVVLWFMEETKDDITKQVCVVQPKAEIDLQFESTTLSTPWGYVSAIALCVATFGTIALMSGFFLKPGATFDNYIADVLPLFSGFLLILGVSEITTRVTAAQYGVKLSPSFLVPSNWTGCLGVMNNYESLLPNKKALFDIPVARTASAYITSLALAITAFVVDGSFNGGDNALFIRPQFFYNNPLLSFIQLVIGPYADELGNVLPNAVEGVGVPVDPLAFAGLLGIVVTSLNLLPCGRLEGGRIAQALFGRNTATILSFATSLLLGIGGLSGSVLCLAWGLFATFFRGGEELPAKDEISPLGDNRYAWGFVLALICFLTLLPNGGGTFSSSFFNAPFSRGDVY; translated from the exons ATGGCTTCCTCCTACCTCCTCCTCTTGACTCTCCCTAAAATCCCTTCCTCTTCGCCAATCTCCTTTCGCCCGAAGCTCCAGCCTTGGCAACCTCGTAGCCTTAGGCTCCTATCCCGCCGGAGAGATGGACGCTCCCCGATGTTCTCGGCCCAGGACCAGGAAGAGCTTCCCAAATCGTCGTCTTCTCCTGTTGCCGTCGCCACTAATGAAGATGGTAACAACGGGTCACCAGTGGCCGAAGCCGCAGAGGAAGGAGATCCAGGTGCGGAGGAGGTCCAGCAGCAGGAAGTGGATTGGAAGACGGACGAGGAATTCAAGAAGTTCATGAGCAATCCCTCCATTGAGGCTGCCATCAAACTCGAGAAGAAGCGGGCTGACAGGAAGCTCAGGGACCTTGACCGGGATTCTGATACTAATCTCTTTTCTATGTTTTTGAGGAATCTGCTCAGGGATAGCATAGCCAAGGAGAAGGAGAGGTTGGAGAAGGCGGAAGAGGCATTCAAGGCTCTGGATCTCAACAAG CTCAAGAACTGCTTTGGTTTTGATACATTCTTTGCTGTGGATGTTCGGAGGTTTGGAGATGGTGGTATTTTTATTGGTAATTTGAGGAGACCAATCGAAGAGGTCATGCCGAGGCTGGAAAAGAAGCTATCCGAGACCGCTGGCCGGGATGTGGTGTTGTGGTTTATGGAGGAGACTAAGGATGACATAACTAAGCAG GTGTGTGTGGTTCAACCCAAAGCTGAAATCGATCTTCAATTTGAGTCAACAACGCTGAGCACGCCATGGGGATATGTGAGTGCCATAGCGCTGTGTGTTGCAACATTTGGAACCATAGCATTGATGAGCGGCTTCTTCCTTAAGCCTGGTGCTACTTTTGACAACTACATAGCAGATGTTCTCCCTCTTTTCAGcggctttcttttgattttaggTGTATCCGAG ATTACAACAAGGGTAACAGCAGCTCAATATGGTGTCAAGCTCAGTCCATCATTCCTTGTGCCATCAAATTGGACTGGATGCTTAGGGGTGATGAATAACTACGAATCACTCTTGCCCAATAAAAAGGCTCTGTTTGACATCCCTGTTGCACGCACTGCCAGTGCATATATAACATCTCTAGCCCTCGCCATCACTGCTTTTGTAGTTGATGGTAGTTTCAATGGTGGAGACAATGCTCT ATTTATTAGGCCGCAGTTCTTCTATAACAACCCACTTCTTTCTTTCATTCAACTGGTGATAGGACCATATGCCGATGAATTGGGTAATGTATTGCCAAATGCAGTTGAAGGAGTTGGAGTACCTGTTGATCCTCTTGCTTTCGCTGGACTTTTAG GGATAGTTGTGACATCATTGAACCTACTACCATGCGGAAGGCTCGAAGGAGGGCGTATCGCGCAGGCTCTTTTTGGAAGGAATACTGCAACAATATTATCATTTGCGACTTCCTTGCTTCTCGGAATAGGTGGTCTCAGTGGCAGTGTGCTCTGTTTAGCCTGGGGCCTATTTGCTACGTTCTTCCGCGGTGGGGAAGAACTCCCGGCGAAGGACGAAATATCTCCGCTCGGCGACAACCGCTACGCTTGGGGCTTTGTCTTGGCCTTGATTTGCTTCCTTACCCTACTTCCAAATGGCGGTGGCACATTCTCCAGCTCCTTCTTTAACGCTCCATTTTCCAGAGGAGATGTGTATTGA
- the LOC121972198 gene encoding squalene monooxygenase SE1-like isoform X4, translating to MADQYLLGTIMASILMFFLLVGFWGCKRKAHLAPGNRSSCAIRAEKGGSGTDVIVVGAGVAGSALAYTLGKDGRRVHVIERDLSEPDRIVGELLQPGGYLKLLELGLEDCVGEIDAQRIVGYALFKDGKSTRLSYPLEKQHADVAGRSFHNGRFIQRMREKAASLANVQQEQGTVTSLIEKNGTVKGVVYKTKSGEECKAFAPLTIVCDGCFSNLRRRLCSPKVDVPSCFVGLVLENCLLPFPNHGHVILGDPSPILFYPISSTEVRCLVDIPGNKVPSVANGEMANYLKTVVAPQVPIELHAAFIEAIDKGNIRSMPNRSMPAAPHPTPGALLLGDAFNMRHPLTGGGMTVALSDIVVLRDLLRPLHDLHDASSLCKYLESFYTLRKPVASTINTLAGALYKVFSASPDRARIEMRQACFDYLSLGGIYSSGPIALLSGLNPRPMSLVAHFFAVAVYGVGRLLLPFPSLKGLWIGARLISSASGIIFPIIKAEGVRQMFFPATVPAYYRVPPPS from the exons ATGGCGGATCAGTACCTCCTGGGAACAATCATGGCTTCGATCCTAATGTTTTTTCTGCTGGTCGGGTTCTGGGGGTGCAAGCGGAAGGCTCACTTGGCTCCGGGAAACCGGAGTTCTTGTGCTATTCGCGCTGAAAAGGGAGGCAGTGGCACAGACGTTATTGTCGTCGGCGCTGGAGTCGCCGGCTCTGCCCTAGCGTACACGCTTGGAAAG GATGGTAGACGTGTGCATGTAATTGAGAGAGATTTGTCTGAACCTGACAGAATTGTTGGTGAACTTTTGCAACCTGGAGGCTACCTAAAATTATTAGAATTGGGCCTCGAAG ACTGTGTTGGTGAAATTGATGCTCAACGAATAGTTGGTTATGCCCTTTTTAAAGATGGGAAAAGCACCAGGCTCTCGTACCCATTGGAAAAGCAACATGCTGATGTTGCTGGGAGGAGCTTCCATAATGGCCGTTTCATCCAAAGGATGCGAGAGAAAGCAGCATCCTTGGCTAA TGTCCAGCAGGAGCAGGGAACGGTCACGTCCTTGATTGAAAAAAATGGAACAGTTAAGGGAGTAGTTTACAAGACTAAATCTGGCGAAGAGTGTAAAGCTTTTGCACCACTTACAATTGTGTGTGATGGTTGCTTCTCAAATCTGAGACGTAGACTTTGCTCTCCGAAG GTTGATGTGCCTTCATGCTTTGTTGGTTTGGTTCTTGAAAATTGTCTTCTTCCATTTCCAAACCACGGGCATGTCATCTTAGGAGATCCTTCACCAATACTGTTTTACCCAATAAGTAGTACCGAAGTTCGCTGTCTGGTTGATATACCTGGAAATAAGGTACCTTCTGTTGCCAATGGTGAAATGGCAAATTATCTGAAGACTGTCGTGGCACCTCAG GTTCCAATTGAACTGCATGCTGCGTTTATTGAGGCCATTGATAAAGGAAACATTAGATCTATGCCAAACAGAAGTATGCCGGCTGCTCCGCATCCCACTCCCGGAGCCCTCTTGTTAGGGGATGCATTTAATATGCGTCACCCACTCACTGGTGGTGGAATGACAGTCGCCTTGTCTGATATTGTTGTGCTTCGGGACCTCCTGAGGCCTCTCCATGATCTCCATGATGCATCCTCTCTTTGCAAATACCTGGAATCTTTCTACACCTTAAGAAAA CCAGTGGCTTCTACCATAAACACATTGGCAGGTGCCTTGTACAAGGTATTCAGTGCCTCTCCTGACAGAGCTAGGATCGAAATGCGACAAGCCTGTTTTGACTACCTGAGTCTTGGAGGCATCTATTCAAGTGGACCAATCGCCTTACTCTCTGGTCTTAATCCTCGTCCAATGAGTTTGGTCGCTCACTTCTTTGCTGTCGCAGTCTATGGGGTCGGACGCCTGCTTCTGCCATTTCCATCTCTCAAGGGATTGTGGATTGGAGCTAGACTGATTTCT agtGCATCAGGTATAATTTTTCCTATCATAAAGGCAGAAGGGGTTCGGCAGATGTTCTTCCCTGCAACTGTTCCTGCATATTACAGAGTTCCTCCACCCAGCTGA
- the LOC121972198 gene encoding squalene monooxygenase SE1-like isoform X1: protein MADQYLLGTIMASILMFFLLVGFWGCKRKAHLAPGNRSSCAIRAEKGGSGTDVIVVGAGVAGSALAYTLGKVRRAFASLFDFPEDGRRVHVIERDLSEPDRIVGELLQPGGYLKLLELGLEDCVGEIDAQRIVGYALFKDGKSTRLSYPLEKQHADVAGRSFHNGRFIQRMREKAASLANVQQEQGTVTSLIEKNGTVKGVVYKTKSGEECKAFAPLTIVCDGCFSNLRRRLCSPKVDVPSCFVGLVLENCLLPFPNHGHVILGDPSPILFYPISSTEVRCLVDIPGNKVPSVANGEMANYLKTVVAPQVPIELHAAFIEAIDKGNIRSMPNRSMPAAPHPTPGALLLGDAFNMRHPLTGGGMTVALSDIVVLRDLLRPLHDLHDASSLCKYLESFYTLRKLTFYLQPVASTINTLAGALYKVFSASPDRARIEMRQACFDYLSLGGIYSSGPIALLSGLNPRPMSLVAHFFAVAVYGVGRLLLPFPSLKGLWIGARLISSASGIIFPIIKAEGVRQMFFPATVPAYYRVPPPS, encoded by the exons ATGGCGGATCAGTACCTCCTGGGAACAATCATGGCTTCGATCCTAATGTTTTTTCTGCTGGTCGGGTTCTGGGGGTGCAAGCGGAAGGCTCACTTGGCTCCGGGAAACCGGAGTTCTTGTGCTATTCGCGCTGAAAAGGGAGGCAGTGGCACAGACGTTATTGTCGTCGGCGCTGGAGTCGCCGGCTCTGCCCTAGCGTACACGCTTGGAAAGGTGAGGCGTGCCTTTGCTTCGCTCTTCGATTTTCCAGAA GATGGTAGACGTGTGCATGTAATTGAGAGAGATTTGTCTGAACCTGACAGAATTGTTGGTGAACTTTTGCAACCTGGAGGCTACCTAAAATTATTAGAATTGGGCCTCGAAG ACTGTGTTGGTGAAATTGATGCTCAACGAATAGTTGGTTATGCCCTTTTTAAAGATGGGAAAAGCACCAGGCTCTCGTACCCATTGGAAAAGCAACATGCTGATGTTGCTGGGAGGAGCTTCCATAATGGCCGTTTCATCCAAAGGATGCGAGAGAAAGCAGCATCCTTGGCTAA TGTCCAGCAGGAGCAGGGAACGGTCACGTCCTTGATTGAAAAAAATGGAACAGTTAAGGGAGTAGTTTACAAGACTAAATCTGGCGAAGAGTGTAAAGCTTTTGCACCACTTACAATTGTGTGTGATGGTTGCTTCTCAAATCTGAGACGTAGACTTTGCTCTCCGAAG GTTGATGTGCCTTCATGCTTTGTTGGTTTGGTTCTTGAAAATTGTCTTCTTCCATTTCCAAACCACGGGCATGTCATCTTAGGAGATCCTTCACCAATACTGTTTTACCCAATAAGTAGTACCGAAGTTCGCTGTCTGGTTGATATACCTGGAAATAAGGTACCTTCTGTTGCCAATGGTGAAATGGCAAATTATCTGAAGACTGTCGTGGCACCTCAG GTTCCAATTGAACTGCATGCTGCGTTTATTGAGGCCATTGATAAAGGAAACATTAGATCTATGCCAAACAGAAGTATGCCGGCTGCTCCGCATCCCACTCCCGGAGCCCTCTTGTTAGGGGATGCATTTAATATGCGTCACCCACTCACTGGTGGTGGAATGACAGTCGCCTTGTCTGATATTGTTGTGCTTCGGGACCTCCTGAGGCCTCTCCATGATCTCCATGATGCATCCTCTCTTTGCAAATACCTGGAATCTTTCTACACCTTAAGAAAA CTCACATTTTACTTGCAGCCAGTGGCTTCTACCATAAACACATTGGCAGGTGCCTTGTACAAGGTATTCAGTGCCTCTCCTGACAGAGCTAGGATCGAAATGCGACAAGCCTGTTTTGACTACCTGAGTCTTGGAGGCATCTATTCAAGTGGACCAATCGCCTTACTCTCTGGTCTTAATCCTCGTCCAATGAGTTTGGTCGCTCACTTCTTTGCTGTCGCAGTCTATGGGGTCGGACGCCTGCTTCTGCCATTTCCATCTCTCAAGGGATTGTGGATTGGAGCTAGACTGATTTCT agtGCATCAGGTATAATTTTTCCTATCATAAAGGCAGAAGGGGTTCGGCAGATGTTCTTCCCTGCAACTGTTCCTGCATATTACAGAGTTCCTCCACCCAGCTGA
- the LOC121972198 gene encoding squalene monooxygenase SE1-like isoform X3 — MADQYLLGTIMASILMFFLLVGFWGCKRKAHLAPGNRSSCAIRAEKGGSGTDVIVVGAGVAGSALAYTLGKDGRRVHVIERDLSEPDRIVGELLQPGGYLKLLELGLEDCVGEIDAQRIVGYALFKDGKSTRLSYPLEKQHADVAGRSFHNGRFIQRMREKAASLANVQQEQGTVTSLIEKNGTVKGVVYKTKSGEECKAFAPLTIVCDGCFSNLRRRLCSPKVDVPSCFVGLVLENCLLPFPNHGHVILGDPSPILFYPISSTEVRCLVDIPGNKVPSVANGEMANYLKTVVAPQVPIELHAAFIEAIDKGNIRSMPNRSMPAAPHPTPGALLLGDAFNMRHPLTGGGMTVALSDIVVLRDLLRPLHDLHDASSLCKYLESFYTLRKLTFYLQPVASTINTLAGALYKVFSASPDRARIEMRQACFDYLSLGGIYSSGPIALLSGLNPRPMSLVAHFFAVAVYGVGRLLLPFPSLKGLWIGARLISSASGIIFPIIKAEGVRQMFFPATVPAYYRVPPPS; from the exons ATGGCGGATCAGTACCTCCTGGGAACAATCATGGCTTCGATCCTAATGTTTTTTCTGCTGGTCGGGTTCTGGGGGTGCAAGCGGAAGGCTCACTTGGCTCCGGGAAACCGGAGTTCTTGTGCTATTCGCGCTGAAAAGGGAGGCAGTGGCACAGACGTTATTGTCGTCGGCGCTGGAGTCGCCGGCTCTGCCCTAGCGTACACGCTTGGAAAG GATGGTAGACGTGTGCATGTAATTGAGAGAGATTTGTCTGAACCTGACAGAATTGTTGGTGAACTTTTGCAACCTGGAGGCTACCTAAAATTATTAGAATTGGGCCTCGAAG ACTGTGTTGGTGAAATTGATGCTCAACGAATAGTTGGTTATGCCCTTTTTAAAGATGGGAAAAGCACCAGGCTCTCGTACCCATTGGAAAAGCAACATGCTGATGTTGCTGGGAGGAGCTTCCATAATGGCCGTTTCATCCAAAGGATGCGAGAGAAAGCAGCATCCTTGGCTAA TGTCCAGCAGGAGCAGGGAACGGTCACGTCCTTGATTGAAAAAAATGGAACAGTTAAGGGAGTAGTTTACAAGACTAAATCTGGCGAAGAGTGTAAAGCTTTTGCACCACTTACAATTGTGTGTGATGGTTGCTTCTCAAATCTGAGACGTAGACTTTGCTCTCCGAAG GTTGATGTGCCTTCATGCTTTGTTGGTTTGGTTCTTGAAAATTGTCTTCTTCCATTTCCAAACCACGGGCATGTCATCTTAGGAGATCCTTCACCAATACTGTTTTACCCAATAAGTAGTACCGAAGTTCGCTGTCTGGTTGATATACCTGGAAATAAGGTACCTTCTGTTGCCAATGGTGAAATGGCAAATTATCTGAAGACTGTCGTGGCACCTCAG GTTCCAATTGAACTGCATGCTGCGTTTATTGAGGCCATTGATAAAGGAAACATTAGATCTATGCCAAACAGAAGTATGCCGGCTGCTCCGCATCCCACTCCCGGAGCCCTCTTGTTAGGGGATGCATTTAATATGCGTCACCCACTCACTGGTGGTGGAATGACAGTCGCCTTGTCTGATATTGTTGTGCTTCGGGACCTCCTGAGGCCTCTCCATGATCTCCATGATGCATCCTCTCTTTGCAAATACCTGGAATCTTTCTACACCTTAAGAAAA CTCACATTTTACTTGCAGCCAGTGGCTTCTACCATAAACACATTGGCAGGTGCCTTGTACAAGGTATTCAGTGCCTCTCCTGACAGAGCTAGGATCGAAATGCGACAAGCCTGTTTTGACTACCTGAGTCTTGGAGGCATCTATTCAAGTGGACCAATCGCCTTACTCTCTGGTCTTAATCCTCGTCCAATGAGTTTGGTCGCTCACTTCTTTGCTGTCGCAGTCTATGGGGTCGGACGCCTGCTTCTGCCATTTCCATCTCTCAAGGGATTGTGGATTGGAGCTAGACTGATTTCT agtGCATCAGGTATAATTTTTCCTATCATAAAGGCAGAAGGGGTTCGGCAGATGTTCTTCCCTGCAACTGTTCCTGCATATTACAGAGTTCCTCCACCCAGCTGA